A genome region from Cucumis sativus cultivar 9930 chromosome 4, Cucumber_9930_V3, whole genome shotgun sequence includes the following:
- the LOC101216583 gene encoding D-2-hydroxyglutarate dehydrogenase, mitochondrial isoform X2: MRIGFWMQILIGCGSIEGQVSQILKYCNSRDLPVVPQGGNTGLVGGSVPVFDEVIINLRLMNDIVSFDKVSGILVCEAGGILENLSSFLDNQGFIMPLDLGAKGSCQIGGNVSTNAGGLRLVRYGSLHGSVLGLEVVLADGRVLDMLGTLRKDNTGYDLKHLFIGSEGTLGIITKISILTPPKLPATNVAFLGCKDYSSCQKLLVDAKRKLGEILSAFEFLDNMSMDLVLNHLEGIRNPLPPTMHNFYVLIETTGTDESSDKEKLEAFLLRSMEGGLISDGALAQDINQISSFWQIREGIPEALMKAGAVYKYDLSLPVEKMYDLVEEMRVRLGNSAKVIGYGHLGDGNLHLNISTPQYDDAVFAQIEPFVYEWTSNHRGSISAEHGLGLMKANKILYTKSPEIVQIMGSIKKLLDPRGILNPYKVLPHSLHS; encoded by the exons ATGAGGATAGGCTTTTGGATGCAAATACTGATTGGTTGCGGAAGTATAGAGGGTCAA GTCTCTCAGATACTTAAATATTGCAACTCCAGAGACTTGCCTGTTGTACCCCAAGGTGGAAATACTGGTCTTGTTGGCGGAAGTGTTCCAGTTTTTGATGaa GTAATAATTAACCTTCGATTGATGAATGATATCGTATCTTTTGACAAG GTTAGCGGCATACTTGTTTGTGAAGCCGGTGGAATCTTAGAAAACTTGTCCTCTTTTCTGGATAACCAAGG ATTCATAATGCCACTGGACTTAGGTGCTAAAGGAAGCTGCCAGATTGGTGGAAATGTTTCTACCAATGCAGGTGGTCTGCGCCTTGTTCGTTATGGATCTCTTCATGGCAGTGTACTTG GACTTGAAGTTGTGTTAGCAGATGGCAGAGTGCTCGACATGCTGGGAACtttaagaaaagataataCTGGATATGATTTAAAGCATTTGTTTATAG GCAGTGAAGGTACCTTGGGCATTATAACCAAGATTTCAATTCTTACCCCACCTAAATTACCTGCTACTAATGTAGCATTTCTTGGCTGTAAAGATTACTCAAGCTGCCAG AAACTTCTAGTGGATGCAAAGAGGAAACTTGGGGAGATTCTTTCAGCATTTGAATTCCTGGATAACATGTCGATGGATTTG GTTCTCAATCATTTAGAAGGTATTCGGAATCCATTGCCTCCAACAATGCACaacttttatgttttgattgaAACGACAGGCACTGATGAATCATCTGACAA GGAAAAGCTTGAAGCATTTCTTCTTCGTTCGATGGAAGGTGGTTTAATCTCTGATGGTGCTCTTGCACAAGACATAAACCAAATATCCTCTTTTTGGCAGATCCGTGAG GGCATTCCAGAAGCATTGATGAAAGCAGGGGCTGTTTACAAGTATGATTTGTCGTTACCTGTTGAGAAGATGTACGATCTTGTTGAAGAAATGCGAGTAAGACTTG GCAACTCCGCTAAAGTAATTGGTTACGGCCACCTTGGAGACGGCAATTTGCATCTGAATATTTCAACTCCACAATATGATGATGCG GTTTTTGCACAAATTGAACCCTTTGTCTATGAGTGGACTTCTAACCATCGTGGAAGCATCAGTGCGGAGCATGGATTGGGATTGATGAAAGCCAACAAGATACTTTACACCAAGTCACCTGAAATT GTACAAATCATGGGATCTATTAAGAAATTGCTGGATCCTCGTGGCATACTCAACCCCTATAAAGTTCTGCCGCACTCCCTTCATTCCTAA
- the LOC101222733 gene encoding protein RTE1-HOMOLOG isoform X2, which yields MSLEMESSKDPENQLMIEGNIAQNMKIDPERARFPCCIVWTPLPVISWLVPFIGHIGIGREDGVILDFAGPNFVCVDNFTFGAVARYLQINRDKCCISAHRSEEELREVDHSREISTWDDALRRSTQEFQHRAYNLLTCNCHSFVANNLNRLGFRTGGWNVVNLAALIFLKGRWVSKGAVIRTFLPFVVVFSIGLALGDTTFLTFLAFFTFFLVGWFILGTYVFKNLVQL from the exons ATGAGTTTGGAAATGGAATCAAGTAAGGATCCTGAGAATCAGCTCATGATTGAAGGAAATATTGCTCAGAATATGAAGATCGATCCGGAGAGAGCTCGGTTTCCATGTTGCATTGTGTGGACACCTCTTCCTGTTATTTCTTGGCTTGTTCCTTTCATTGGTCACATTGGTATTGGTAGAGAGGATGGAGTAATCTTGGACTTTGCTGGCCCCAATTTTGTTTGTGTGGACAACTTCACATTTGGAGCTGTCGCACGGTATCTTCAAATCAACAGAGATAAG TGTTGCATTTCGGCTCATAGAAGTGAAGAAGAATTGAGGGAAGTTGATCATAGCAGAGAAATTTCAACATGGGATGATGCATTGCGGAGGAGCACTCAAGAGTTCCAACACCGAGCCTACAATCTCTTGACATGCAATTGTCATTCCTTTGTGGCTAATAATCTGAACAGACTTGGCTTTCGCACAGGTGGATGGAATGTGGTGAACCTTGCAGCTCTGATCTTTCTCAAGGGTCGGTGGGTCAGTAAAGGAGCTGTTATCCGAACGTTCTTACCATTTGTTGTGGTTTTCAGTATTGGACTCGCATTGGGGGATACTACGTTTCTTACCTTCTTGGCattcttcactttcttcttgGTTGGTTGGTTCATTCTCGGTACTTACGTCTTCAAAAATTTGGTTCAGTTGTAA
- the LOC101216583 gene encoding D-2-hydroxyglutarate dehydrogenase, mitochondrial isoform X1: MMMTTTMRKKSAGFLFAYSRIFHSYQPLNLHHNNSLLRSGTSFCTPISRYFGSIRECRKAFQASAINHFEVPSGFRFRRIASLSSLVQRNPSFSRLNSDDIEFFRSILGEKNVVQDEDRLLDANTDWLRKYRGSSKLLLQPRSTEEVSQILKYCNSRDLPVVPQGGNTGLVGGSVPVFDEVIINLRLMNDIVSFDKVSGILVCEAGGILENLSSFLDNQGFIMPLDLGAKGSCQIGGNVSTNAGGLRLVRYGSLHGSVLGLEVVLADGRVLDMLGTLRKDNTGYDLKHLFIGSEGTLGIITKISILTPPKLPATNVAFLGCKDYSSCQKLLVDAKRKLGEILSAFEFLDNMSMDLVLNHLEGIRNPLPPTMHNFYVLIETTGTDESSDKEKLEAFLLRSMEGGLISDGALAQDINQISSFWQIREGIPEALMKAGAVYKYDLSLPVEKMYDLVEEMRVRLGNSAKVIGYGHLGDGNLHLNISTPQYDDAVFAQIEPFVYEWTSNHRGSISAEHGLGLMKANKILYTKSPEIVQIMGSIKKLLDPRGILNPYKVLPHSLHS, translated from the exons ATGATGATGACGACTACGATGAGGAAGAAATCTGCCGGTTTTCTCTTCGCATACTCTCgaatttttcattcatatcAGCCTTTGAATCTTCATCACAACAACTCGCTTCTCCGTTCAG GAACTTCTTTCTGCACGCCAATTTCACgatattttggttcaattcgGGAATGCAGAAAAGCTTTTCAGGCTTCTGCGATCAATCATTTTGAAGTGCCGTCTGGATTTCGGTTCAGACGCATTGCTTCATTGTCGTCATTGGTTCAGAGAAATCCTTCATTTTCGAGGCTGAATTCTGATGACATCGAGTTTTTCCGGAGTATTTTGGGGGAGAAAAATGTAGTTCAGGATGAGGATAGGCTTTTGGATGCAAATACTGATTGGTTGCGGAAGTATAGAGGGTCAAGTAAGCTTTTACTACAACCTAGGAGCACAGAAGAG GTCTCTCAGATACTTAAATATTGCAACTCCAGAGACTTGCCTGTTGTACCCCAAGGTGGAAATACTGGTCTTGTTGGCGGAAGTGTTCCAGTTTTTGATGaa GTAATAATTAACCTTCGATTGATGAATGATATCGTATCTTTTGACAAG GTTAGCGGCATACTTGTTTGTGAAGCCGGTGGAATCTTAGAAAACTTGTCCTCTTTTCTGGATAACCAAGG ATTCATAATGCCACTGGACTTAGGTGCTAAAGGAAGCTGCCAGATTGGTGGAAATGTTTCTACCAATGCAGGTGGTCTGCGCCTTGTTCGTTATGGATCTCTTCATGGCAGTGTACTTG GACTTGAAGTTGTGTTAGCAGATGGCAGAGTGCTCGACATGCTGGGAACtttaagaaaagataataCTGGATATGATTTAAAGCATTTGTTTATAG GCAGTGAAGGTACCTTGGGCATTATAACCAAGATTTCAATTCTTACCCCACCTAAATTACCTGCTACTAATGTAGCATTTCTTGGCTGTAAAGATTACTCAAGCTGCCAG AAACTTCTAGTGGATGCAAAGAGGAAACTTGGGGAGATTCTTTCAGCATTTGAATTCCTGGATAACATGTCGATGGATTTG GTTCTCAATCATTTAGAAGGTATTCGGAATCCATTGCCTCCAACAATGCACaacttttatgttttgattgaAACGACAGGCACTGATGAATCATCTGACAA GGAAAAGCTTGAAGCATTTCTTCTTCGTTCGATGGAAGGTGGTTTAATCTCTGATGGTGCTCTTGCACAAGACATAAACCAAATATCCTCTTTTTGGCAGATCCGTGAG GGCATTCCAGAAGCATTGATGAAAGCAGGGGCTGTTTACAAGTATGATTTGTCGTTACCTGTTGAGAAGATGTACGATCTTGTTGAAGAAATGCGAGTAAGACTTG GCAACTCCGCTAAAGTAATTGGTTACGGCCACCTTGGAGACGGCAATTTGCATCTGAATATTTCAACTCCACAATATGATGATGCG GTTTTTGCACAAATTGAACCCTTTGTCTATGAGTGGACTTCTAACCATCGTGGAAGCATCAGTGCGGAGCATGGATTGGGATTGATGAAAGCCAACAAGATACTTTACACCAAGTCACCTGAAATT GTACAAATCATGGGATCTATTAAGAAATTGCTGGATCCTCGTGGCATACTCAACCCCTATAAAGTTCTGCCGCACTCCCTTCATTCCTAA
- the LOC101222733 gene encoding protein RTE1-HOMOLOG isoform X1, whose translation MKLTQHFMSLEMESSKDPENQLMIEGNIAQNMKIDPERARFPCCIVWTPLPVISWLVPFIGHIGIGREDGVILDFAGPNFVCVDNFTFGAVARYLQINRDKCCISAHRSEEELREVDHSREISTWDDALRRSTQEFQHRAYNLLTCNCHSFVANNLNRLGFRTGGWNVVNLAALIFLKGRWVSKGAVIRTFLPFVVVFSIGLALGDTTFLTFLAFFTFFLVGWFILGTYVFKNLVQL comes from the exons atgaaattgaC gCAGCATTTTATGAGTTTGGAAATGGAATCAAGTAAGGATCCTGAGAATCAGCTCATGATTGAAGGAAATATTGCTCAGAATATGAAGATCGATCCGGAGAGAGCTCGGTTTCCATGTTGCATTGTGTGGACACCTCTTCCTGTTATTTCTTGGCTTGTTCCTTTCATTGGTCACATTGGTATTGGTAGAGAGGATGGAGTAATCTTGGACTTTGCTGGCCCCAATTTTGTTTGTGTGGACAACTTCACATTTGGAGCTGTCGCACGGTATCTTCAAATCAACAGAGATAAG TGTTGCATTTCGGCTCATAGAAGTGAAGAAGAATTGAGGGAAGTTGATCATAGCAGAGAAATTTCAACATGGGATGATGCATTGCGGAGGAGCACTCAAGAGTTCCAACACCGAGCCTACAATCTCTTGACATGCAATTGTCATTCCTTTGTGGCTAATAATCTGAACAGACTTGGCTTTCGCACAGGTGGATGGAATGTGGTGAACCTTGCAGCTCTGATCTTTCTCAAGGGTCGGTGGGTCAGTAAAGGAGCTGTTATCCGAACGTTCTTACCATTTGTTGTGGTTTTCAGTATTGGACTCGCATTGGGGGATACTACGTTTCTTACCTTCTTGGCattcttcactttcttcttgGTTGGTTGGTTCATTCTCGGTACTTACGTCTTCAAAAATTTGGTTCAGTTGTAA
- the LOC101216583 gene encoding D-2-hydroxyglutarate dehydrogenase, mitochondrial isoform X3, protein MRIGFWMQILIGCGSIEGQVSFYYNLGAQKRSLRYLNIATPETCLLYPKVIINLRLMNDIVSFDKVSGILVCEAGGILENLSSFLDNQGFIMPLDLGAKGSCQIGGNVSTNAGGLRLVRYGSLHGSVLGLEVVLADGRVLDMLGTLRKDNTGYDLKHLFIGSEGTLGIITKISILTPPKLPATNVAFLGCKDYSSCQKLLVDAKRKLGEILSAFEFLDNMSMDLVLNHLEGIRNPLPPTMHNFYVLIETTGTDESSDKEKLEAFLLRSMEGGLISDGALAQDINQISSFWQIREGIPEALMKAGAVYKYDLSLPVEKMYDLVEEMRVRLGNSAKVIGYGHLGDGNLHLNISTPQYDDAVFAQIEPFVYEWTSNHRGSISAEHGLGLMKANKILYTKSPEIVQIMGSIKKLLDPRGILNPYKVLPHSLHS, encoded by the exons ATGAGGATAGGCTTTTGGATGCAAATACTGATTGGTTGCGGAAGTATAGAGGGTCAAGTAAGCTTTTACTACAACCTAGGAGCACAGAAGAG GTCTCTCAGATACTTAAATATTGCAACTCCAGAGACTTGCCTGTTGTACCCCAAG GTAATAATTAACCTTCGATTGATGAATGATATCGTATCTTTTGACAAG GTTAGCGGCATACTTGTTTGTGAAGCCGGTGGAATCTTAGAAAACTTGTCCTCTTTTCTGGATAACCAAGG ATTCATAATGCCACTGGACTTAGGTGCTAAAGGAAGCTGCCAGATTGGTGGAAATGTTTCTACCAATGCAGGTGGTCTGCGCCTTGTTCGTTATGGATCTCTTCATGGCAGTGTACTTG GACTTGAAGTTGTGTTAGCAGATGGCAGAGTGCTCGACATGCTGGGAACtttaagaaaagataataCTGGATATGATTTAAAGCATTTGTTTATAG GCAGTGAAGGTACCTTGGGCATTATAACCAAGATTTCAATTCTTACCCCACCTAAATTACCTGCTACTAATGTAGCATTTCTTGGCTGTAAAGATTACTCAAGCTGCCAG AAACTTCTAGTGGATGCAAAGAGGAAACTTGGGGAGATTCTTTCAGCATTTGAATTCCTGGATAACATGTCGATGGATTTG GTTCTCAATCATTTAGAAGGTATTCGGAATCCATTGCCTCCAACAATGCACaacttttatgttttgattgaAACGACAGGCACTGATGAATCATCTGACAA GGAAAAGCTTGAAGCATTTCTTCTTCGTTCGATGGAAGGTGGTTTAATCTCTGATGGTGCTCTTGCACAAGACATAAACCAAATATCCTCTTTTTGGCAGATCCGTGAG GGCATTCCAGAAGCATTGATGAAAGCAGGGGCTGTTTACAAGTATGATTTGTCGTTACCTGTTGAGAAGATGTACGATCTTGTTGAAGAAATGCGAGTAAGACTTG GCAACTCCGCTAAAGTAATTGGTTACGGCCACCTTGGAGACGGCAATTTGCATCTGAATATTTCAACTCCACAATATGATGATGCG GTTTTTGCACAAATTGAACCCTTTGTCTATGAGTGGACTTCTAACCATCGTGGAAGCATCAGTGCGGAGCATGGATTGGGATTGATGAAAGCCAACAAGATACTTTACACCAAGTCACCTGAAATT GTACAAATCATGGGATCTATTAAGAAATTGCTGGATCCTCGTGGCATACTCAACCCCTATAAAGTTCTGCCGCACTCCCTTCATTCCTAA
- the LOC101222971 gene encoding beta-galactosidase 3 has product MATHYYCFPLFLIAFLLANSHLIHSTVTYDRKAILINGQRRILFSGSIHYPRSTPEMWEDLILKAKNGGLDVVETYVFWNVHEPYPGIYNFEGRFDLVRFIKTIQKAGLYANLRIGPYVCAEWNFGGFPVWLKYVPGISFRTDNEAFKNAMQGFTEKIVALMKSENLFESQGGPIILAQIENEYGTESKLFGEAGYNYMTWAANMAVGLQTGVPWVMCKEADAPDPVINTCNGFYCDTFSPNKPYKPTMWTEAWTGWFSEFGGPLHQRPVQDLAFAVARFIQRGGSLVNYYMYHGGTNFGRTAGGPFITTSYDYDAPIDEYGLLRQPKYGHLKELHRAIKMCEPALVSADPIVTSLGDYQQAHVYSSESGGCAAFLSNYDTKSFARVLFNNRHYNLPPWSISILPDCKNAVFNTAKVGVQTAQMGMLPAESTTLSWESYFEDISALDDRSMMTSPGLLEQINVTRDTSDYLWYITSVDISSSEPFLHGGELPTLLVQSTGHAVHVFINGQLSGSVSGSRKSRRFTYSGKVNLHAGTNKIGLLSVAVGLPNVGGHFETWNTGILGPVVLYGLRQGKWDLSSQKWTYKVGLKGEAMNLISPSGFSPVEWMQASLAAQTPQPLTWHKAYFDAPEGEEPLALDMEGMGKGQIWINGQSIGRYWTAYARGNCSRCNYATAFRPPKCQLGCGQPTQRWYHVPRSWLRPEQNLLVVFEEVGGNPSRISIVKRLVTSVCADVSEFHPTFKNWHITAKFITPKVHLSCDPGQYISSIKFASFGTPLGTCGSYQQGTCHAPSSSGILEKKCVGKQRCAVTVSNSNFEDPCPNMMKRLSVEAVCNPTTSTFQSNWGG; this is encoded by the exons ATGGCGAcccattattattgtttccCTCTGTTTCTAATAGCCTTTCTCTTAGCTAATTCTCACCTCATTCACTCCACTGTCACATACGATCGGAAGGCCATTCTCATCAATGGCCAAAGAAGAATCCTCTTTTCCGGCTCCATTCACTACCCCAGAAGCACCCCAGAA ATGTGGGAAGATCTGATTCTGAAAGCCAAAAATGGAGGCTTAGACGTTGTTGAAACCTACGTTTTCTGGAATGTTCACGAGCCTTATCCCGGCATT TACAATTTTGAAGGAAGATTTGATCTGGTGAGGTTTATTAAGACGATACAGAAAGCAGGGCTGTATGCCAATCTTCGCATTGGACCTTACGTTTGTGCTGAGTGGAACTTTGg AGGATTCCCTGTTTGGTTGAAGTACGTTCCAGGGATTAGCTTCAGAACAGACAATGAAGCTTTTAAG AACGCAATGCAAGGTTTTACGGAGAAGATAGTGGCGCTAATGAAGAGCGAAAACCTTTTCGAATCACAGGGAGGTCCCATCATCCTTGCTCAa ATTGAGAATGAGTATGGAACAGAAAGCAAGTTATTTGGGGAAGCTGGTTATAACTACATGACTTGGGCAGCAAACATGGCTGTTGGACTACAAACAGGAGTTCCATGGGTTATGTGCAAGGAAGCAGATGCCCCTGATCCAGTG ATAAACACATGCAATGGATTTTACTGTGATACATTTTCTCCCAACAAACCTTACAAACCTACAATGTGGACAGAAGCTTGGACTGGTTG GTTTTCTGAATTTGGCGGTCCACTGCATCAACGACCGGTTCAAGACTTGGCATTTGCAGTGGCTAGATTCATTCAGAGAGGAGGATCCTTAGTGAACTATTATATG TACCATGGTGGGACAAACTTTGGACGTACTGCTGGTGGTCCTTTCATTACTACCAGCTATGACTATGATGCTCCAATCGACGAGTATG GGTTATTAAGGCAACCAAAATATGGTCATCTAAAGGAGCTTCACAGGGCTATTAAAATGTGTGAGCCAGCGTTGGTTTCAGCCGATCCTATCGTTACTTCATTAGGGGACTATCAACAG GCTCATGTATACTCTTCTGAATCTGGAGGATGTGCAGCTTTTCTATCAAACTATGACACAAAATCATTTGCAAGAGTTCTGTTTAACAACAGGCACTACAATTTACCCCCATGGTCAATCAGCATCCTTCCTGACTGCAAAAATGCAGTTTTCAATACAGCAAAG GTTGGAGTTCAAACTGCACAGATGGGAATGCTGCCTGCAGAATCTACTACTCTTTCCTGGGAAAGTTATTTCGAAGATATCTCTGCATTAGATGATAGGTCAATGATGACTTCTCCTGGTTTATTGGAGCAGATAAATGTCACTCGGGACACTAGTGATTACTTGTGGTACATAACCAG CGTAGATATCAGTTCATCTGAACCCTTCCTGCATGGAGGAGAATTGCCCACTCTGCTTGTTCAATCGACAGGCCATGCTGTGCATGTCTTTATTAACGGGCAGCTTTCAG GTTCTGTCTCCGGGTCAAGAAAGAGCAGAAGGTTCACATATTCTGGGAAGGTTAATTTACATGCTGGAACAAACAAAATTGGTTTGCTTAGTGTTGCTGTTGGATTGCCC AATGTGGGAGGACATTTTGAGACATGGAACACAGGAATCCTTGGTCCAGTTGTTCTCTATGGACTTCGCCAGGGAAAATGGGACCTATCTTCACAGAAGTGGACATACAAG GTTGGGCTAAAAGGAGAAGCCATGAATCTCATATCTCCCAGTGGATTTTCTCCTGTTGAATGGATGCAAGCATCATTGGCTGCTCAAACACCTCAGCCGTTAACTTGGCACAAG GCTTATTTTGATGCACCTGAAGGAGAGGAGCCATTGGCCTTGGACATGGAGGGAATGGGAAAAGGTCAAATATGGATTAACGGGCAGAGTATCGGAAGATACTGGACAGCATATGCTCGTGGTAATTGCAGTCGCTGCAACTATGCTACAGCATTTAGGCCTCCAAAGTGTCAGCTAGGCTGTGGCCAACCAACCCAAAGATG gtaCCATGTTCCTCGGTCTTGGCTAAGGCCAGAGCAGAACCTGTTGGTTGTTTTCGAGGAAGTTGGAGGAAATCCCTCAAGAATCTCTATTGTGAAGAGATTGGTGACAAGCGTTTGTGCTGATGTTTCTGAATTTCACCCAACTTTCAAGAACTGGCACATTACAGCAAAATTTATCACACCCAAAGTTCACCTCAGCTGTGATCCAGGCCAGTATATTTCCTCCATTAAGTTCGCAAGCTTTGGAACGCCATTGGGAACTTGCGGGAGCTACCAGCAAGGAACTTGCCACGCCCCTAGCTCAAGTGGCATTCTAGAGAAG AAATGCGTGGGAAAGCAGAGATGTGCTGTTACTGTATCCAACAGCAACTTCGAAGACCCATGTCCAAATATGATGAAGAGATTATCGGTTGAAGCTGTTTGTAATCCCACAACTTCTACATTTCAATCCAACTGGGGGGGTTAA